The Petrotoga mobilis SJ95 genomic sequence GGACTCTTCTCGAAGCGATAAAGGCCATGGATTAGGATTATCAATAGCAAAAAAACTAGCTGATGCGTTAGATATTGAATTAAAAGCCTATTCTGAATTAGGTAAAGGTAGTACTTTTACCTTGATCTTTTTGAATCAACTGTGAGGAGGAAGCTAACGTGGTTTATTTCGACAACAACGCAACTACCCAAGTTGATAGAGAGGTTGCTGATTTGATTTTGAAATATATGACAGAATACTATGCAAATCCCAACTCTATTCATCAATTTGGAGTAAATGTTGAAAACGATTTAGAAGAAGCACGAGAGCAAATTTCCGAGGTACTTAAAGTTTTACCCACGGAGATCTTTTTCACCTCTTGTGCTACTGAATCAATAAATTGGGTTATAAAAGGAGTTGCTAAAGCCAACAAAAATAGAGGAAAACATATTGTAACCTCTACCATAGAGCATTCCGCTGTTATTAACACACTCAAGCAACTAGAAAGGGATGGCTTCGAAGTATCCTATATAAATGTGAATGATAAAGGAGTAATAGATCCAAATGAATTGTCAAAAAATATAAGACAAGATACCATACTAGTGAGCTTAATGGCTGCAAATAATGAAGTCGGTACCTTGCAACCTGTTGATGATGCCTACAAAATCATAAAAGAAAAAAATGAAGAAACATACTTTCACATTGATGCTGTACAAGCTATTGGTAAAATTCCCTTTGATTTGTACAAATATAAATGTGATTTCGCTTCCTTTTCTGCACATAAATTTCATGGTCCAAAAGGTGTAGGTATTCTTTACAAACGTAGAGGAACAAGAATATTCCCCTTCATAACAGGAGGTTCTCAAGAAAATGGGATGAGAGCAGGAACGCAAAATGTTCCAGGAATCATAGGTACGGCTATGGCTTTGAAAAAATCTATTGAAAATCTTGACATAATGAATTCGAATATAAAAAATATTAGGGATCATCTAGCCGAAGAATTACTAAAAATGGGAGCAAAGATAGTTACTCCCCTAGAAAACTCCGTTCCAAATACATTAGCTTTTTTCTTTCCTAATATACGAGGAGATATTATTGTAAACGCCCTCTCAGAAGAAGAAATTTATGTATCAACCACTTCTGCATGCTCAAGTAAGATTAAATCCTTCAGTAGAGTTATGGAAAGTATGGGATACAAAAATGACGAGGCAAGTGGTATGATACGAATTAGCTTATCTCACCTGAATAACGACGATGAGGCCGAATTATTCGTGATTAAGTTAAAAAATGTCTTAAAATTTTTGAATTATTGACTTTTTAATGTATAATAAACATAAAGGGGGCGAAATTATGCGAAGTATGACCGGTTATGGGAGATTAACAAAAAATATTGGCGATTATAGCTATAATGTAGAAATAAAATCTCTCAACTCCAAAAATCTAAACATCAACACTTCAATCTCACCTTTGTTTTCTCCATTAGAATTACATATTCAAAATCTTGTGAAAAAATACTTCAAAAGAGGAACCTTGCGAATTTCTGTAGATATAAAATTATTGAAAACAGACGACATAATCGATGTTGACTTAGGGCTAGCTAAAGCCTATTACAACGCCCTCAACAGTTTGATCAACGAACTGCATTTAGCAGATGATGTTAATTTAGAAGATCTGTTAAAATTTAAAGATATTGTTAAAATTTCCATTGATGAAAAAACTATCGATGATATTTGGGAAGGTGCGAAAGAAGTTTTAAAAGAGGTTATCGAAACCGTATTGAAATATCAAAAGGAAGAAGGGAAAGATCTAAAAGACTTTCTTGATGGCTATTTGACTGAACTTGAAGATATCATTATTAAAATAGAGGAAAATGCTCAGCAAATGAAAGAAAAATATAGAGAACAGTTAAAACACAACGTTAATTCTTTGATTAGTAATATAGATAGCATCGATGAAAATAGGTTAGAAATGGAAATAGTCTTATTAGCAGAAAGAGCCGACATTAGCGAAGAAATGGATAGATTAAAAAGTCACACTAGAAGGTTTAAAAATTTTCTAGAAAATGAAAATAATAACGACAGTATAGGGCAAGAACTAGATTTTATCTGTCAAGAAATGCATAGGGAATTAAACACGATCGCCTCCAAGTCAAAAATTTTAGATATAACTAACCTTTCCTTGGAAGGGAGAACCCTGGTTAATAAAATTCGAGAGCAAGTTCAAAATCTTCATTG encodes the following:
- a CDS encoding cysteine desulfurase family protein: MVYFDNNATTQVDREVADLILKYMTEYYANPNSIHQFGVNVENDLEEAREQISEVLKVLPTEIFFTSCATESINWVIKGVAKANKNRGKHIVTSTIEHSAVINTLKQLERDGFEVSYINVNDKGVIDPNELSKNIRQDTILVSLMAANNEVGTLQPVDDAYKIIKEKNEETYFHIDAVQAIGKIPFDLYKYKCDFASFSAHKFHGPKGVGILYKRRGTRIFPFITGGSQENGMRAGTQNVPGIIGTAMALKKSIENLDIMNSNIKNIRDHLAEELLKMGAKIVTPLENSVPNTLAFFFPNIRGDIIVNALSEEEIYVSTTSACSSKIKSFSRVMESMGYKNDEASGMIRISLSHLNNDDEAELFVIKLKNVLKFLNY
- a CDS encoding YicC/YloC family endoribonuclease; this translates as MRSMTGYGRLTKNIGDYSYNVEIKSLNSKNLNINTSISPLFSPLELHIQNLVKKYFKRGTLRISVDIKLLKTDDIIDVDLGLAKAYYNALNSLINELHLADDVNLEDLLKFKDIVKISIDEKTIDDIWEGAKEVLKEVIETVLKYQKEEGKDLKDFLDGYLTELEDIIIKIEENAQQMKEKYREQLKHNVNSLISNIDSIDENRLEMEIVLLAERADISEEMDRLKSHTRRFKNFLENENNNDSIGQELDFICQEMHRELNTIASKSKILDITNLSLEGRTLVNKIREQVQNLH